A window of the Streptococcus sp. 116-D4 genome harbors these coding sequences:
- a CDS encoding DivIVA domain-containing protein — protein sequence MPITPQDIVDKVFSTKFRGYDKEEVDEFLDKIYIDYEELVRCKDETERYIKKLEERLSYYTTDIPKRTVTNEQEPEAMNDSIFY from the coding sequence ATGCCAATTACACCACAAGATATTGTTGATAAAGTTTTTTCAACAAAATTCCGAGGCTACGATAAGGAAGAAGTTGACGAATTTTTAGATAAGATTTATATTGACTACGAGGAGTTAGTCCGTTGCAAGGATGAGACAGAACGCTATATCAAAAAATTAGAAGAACGTCTTTCCTATTATACGACTGATATTCCTAAGAGAACAGTAACAAACGAGCAAGAACCAGAAGCAATGAATGATTCTATTTTTTATTAA
- a CDS encoding DivIVA domain-containing protein, protein MPITSLEIKDKTFSTRFRGFDQEEVDEFLDIVVRDYEDLVRSNHDKDLHIKSLEERLSYFDEMKDSLSQSVLIAQDTAERVKQAATERSNNIIHQAEQDAQRLLEEAKYKANEILRQATDNAKKVAVETEELKNKSRVFHQRLKSTIESQLAIVESSDWEDILRPTATYLQTSDEAFKEVVSEVLGDSVLQQHQEEEPIDITRQFSPEEMAELQARIEAANKELAEVEARAEQEQVVSPAPVVEESPAHPVGPMYEEPEVAPSHYSGPTPATEAVNSEPGFAAPQESVTIL, encoded by the coding sequence ATGCCAATTACATCATTAGAAATTAAAGATAAAACCTTTAGCACACGCTTCAGAGGGTTTGATCAAGAAGAAGTAGATGAATTTTTAGATATTGTAGTTCGTGATTATGAAGATTTAGTTCGCTCTAATCATGACAAGGATTTACATATTAAGAGTTTGGAAGAACGTTTGTCTTACTTTGATGAGATGAAAGATTCATTGAGTCAATCTGTATTGATTGCTCAAGATACGGCTGAGCGAGTAAAACAAGCTGCAACAGAACGTTCAAACAATATCATCCACCAAGCAGAGCAAGATGCCCAACGTTTGCTGGAAGAAGCTAAGTACAAGGCAAATGAAATTCTTCGTCAAGCAACTGACAACGCTAAGAAGGTTGCTGTCGAAACTGAAGAATTGAAGAACAAGAGCCGTGTTTTCCACCAACGTCTTAAATCTACAATTGAGAGCCAGTTAGCAATTGTTGAATCTTCAGATTGGGAAGATATTCTTCGCCCAACAGCGACTTATCTTCAGACAAGTGATGAGGCTTTCAAAGAAGTGGTCAGTGAAGTCTTAGGTGACTCTGTCTTGCAACAACATCAAGAGGAAGAACCAATTGATATTACTCGCCAGTTTTCCCCCGAGGAAATGGCTGAGTTGCAAGCGCGTATCGAAGCGGCTAATAAGGAACTTGCAGAAGTCGAAGCAAGAGCTGAGCAGGAACAAGTGGTTTCACCAGCTCCGGTTGTTGAAGAAAGTCCAGCTCATCCAGTTGGTCCAATGTATGAAGAGCCAGAAGTAGCTCCAAGCCATTACTCAGGACCAACACCAGCTACTGAAGCTGTAAACTCTGAACCAGGTTTTGCGGCACCGCAAGAATCTGTTACAATTTTATAA
- the ileS gene encoding isoleucine--tRNA ligase, producing MKLKDTLNLGKTAFPMRAGLPTKEPVWQKEWEEAKLYQRRQELNEGKPHFTLHDGPPYANGNIHVGHAMNKISKDIIVRSKSMSGFYAPYIPGWDTHGLPIEQVLAKQGVKRKEMDLVEYLKLCRDYALSQVDKQREDFKRLGVSGDWENPYVTLTPDYEAAQIRVFGEMANKGYIYRGAKPVYWSWSSESALAEAEIEYHDLVSTSLYYANKVKDGKGVLDTDTYIVVWTTTPFTITASRGLTVGADIDYVLVQPAGETRKFVLAAELLTSLSEKFGWADVQVLATYRGQELNNIVTEHPWDTAVDELVILGDHVTTDSGTGIVHTAPGFGEDDYNVGVANGLEVAVTVNERGIMMANAGAEFEGQFYDKVLPTVIEKLGNLLLAQEEISHSYPFDWRTKKPIIWRAVPQWFASVSKFRQEILDEIEKVKFHSEWGKVRLYNMIRDRGDWVISRQRAWGVPLPIFYAEDGTPIMTAETIEHVAQLFEEHGSIIWWERDAKDLLPEGFTHPGSPNGEFKKETDIMDVWFDSGSSWNGVLVNRPNLTYPADLYLEGSDQYRGWFNSSLITSVANHGVAPYKQILSQGFALDGKGEKMSKSLGNTIAPSDVEKQFGAEILRLWVTSVDSSNDVRISMDILSQVSETYRKIRNTLRFLIANTSDFNPAEDAVAYEELRSVDKYMTIRFNQLVKTIRDAYADFEFLTIYKALVNFINVDLSAFYLDFAKDVVYIEGAKSLERRQMQTVFYDILVKITKLLTPILPHTSEEIWSYLEFEAEDFVQLSELPEAETFANQEEILDTWVAFMDFRGQAQKALEEARNAKVIGKSLEAHLTVYPNEVVKTLLDAVNSNVAQLLIVSELTIAEGPAPETAVSFEDVAFTVERAAGEVCDRCRRIDPSTAERSYHATICDHCASIVEENFADAIAEGFEAK from the coding sequence ATGAAACTCAAAGATACCCTTAACCTTGGGAAAACAGCTTTCCCAATGCGTGCAGGCCTTCCAACCAAAGAGCCAGTCTGGCAAAAAGAATGGGAAGAAGCAAAATTGTACCAACGTCGTCAAGAGTTGAATGAAGGAAAACCTCATTTCACTCTTCATGATGGCCCTCCATACGCTAACGGAAATATCCACGTTGGTCATGCTATGAACAAGATTTCAAAAGATATCATTGTTCGTTCTAAGTCTATGTCAGGATTCTACGCACCATACATTCCAGGGTGGGATACACACGGACTACCAATCGAGCAAGTTTTGGCAAAACAAGGTGTTAAGCGCAAAGAAATGGACTTGGTTGAATACTTAAAACTTTGCCGTGACTACGCTCTTTCTCAAGTAGATAAACAACGTGAAGACTTTAAACGTTTGGGTGTTTCTGGTGACTGGGAAAATCCATATGTAACTTTGACCCCTGATTATGAAGCAGCTCAAATCCGTGTCTTCGGCGAGATGGCTAATAAGGGTTACATCTACCGTGGTGCCAAGCCAGTTTACTGGTCATGGTCATCTGAGTCTGCCCTTGCTGAAGCAGAGATTGAATACCATGACTTGGTTTCAACATCACTTTACTATGCCAATAAGGTCAAGGATGGCAAAGGTGTGTTAGACACTGATACTTACATCGTTGTTTGGACAACAACTCCGTTTACCATTACAGCTTCTCGTGGTTTGACTGTTGGAGCAGATATTGATTACGTTTTGGTTCAACCTGCTGGTGAAACCCGTAAGTTTGTACTTGCTGCAGAATTATTGACTAGCTTGTCTGAGAAATTTGGTTGGGCTGATGTTCAGGTCTTGGCAACTTACCGTGGTCAAGAACTCAACAATATCGTGACAGAACACCCATGGGATACTGCAGTAGATGAACTCGTTATCCTGGGTGACCACGTTACGACTGACTCTGGTACTGGTATTGTCCATACAGCCCCTGGTTTTGGTGAGGACGACTATAATGTTGGTGTGGCTAATGGTCTTGAAGTTGCTGTGACAGTTAACGAACGCGGAATCATGATGGCTAATGCTGGCGCTGAGTTCGAAGGTCAATTCTATGACAAGGTGCTTCCAACTGTTATCGAGAAACTTGGTAACCTCCTTCTCGCTCAAGAAGAAATCTCTCACTCATACCCATTTGACTGGCGTACAAAAAAACCAATCATCTGGCGTGCTGTGCCACAGTGGTTTGCTTCTGTATCAAAATTCCGTCAAGAAATCCTGGATGAAATTGAAAAAGTGAAATTCCATTCAGAATGGGGTAAAGTGCGTCTTTACAATATGATCCGTGACCGTGGTGACTGGGTTATCTCTCGTCAACGTGCTTGGGGTGTTCCACTTCCGATCTTCTATGCTGAAGACGGTACACCAATCATGACAGCTGAAACGATTGAGCATGTAGCTCAACTCTTTGAAGAGCATGGTTCTATCATCTGGTGGGAACGTGATGCTAAAGACCTCTTGCCAGAAGGATTTACCCATCCAGGTTCACCAAATGGCGAGTTCAAGAAAGAAACAGATATTATGGATGTTTGGTTTGACTCAGGTTCATCATGGAATGGTGTTTTGGTAAATCGTCCAAATCTGACTTATCCAGCTGATCTTTATCTTGAAGGTTCTGACCAATACCGTGGTTGGTTCAACTCGTCACTCATCACATCTGTTGCTAATCATGGTGTAGCACCATACAAACAAATCTTGTCACAAGGTTTTGCCCTTGACGGTAAAGGTGAGAAGATGTCTAAATCTCTTGGAAATACCATTGCTCCAAGTGATGTTGAAAAACAATTTGGTGCGGAAATCTTGCGTCTCTGGGTAACAAGTGTTGACTCAAGCAACGATGTACGTATCTCTATGGACATCTTGAGCCAAGTTTCTGAGACTTACCGTAAGATCCGTAACACTCTTCGTTTCTTGATTGCTAACACATCTGACTTTAACCCAGCTGAGGATGCAGTGGCTTACGAAGAATTACGTTCAGTTGACAAGTACATGACCATTCGCTTTAACCAACTTGTTAAGACCATTCGTGACGCTTATGCGGACTTTGAATTCTTGACGATTTATAAGGCTCTGGTAAACTTTATCAACGTTGATCTGTCAGCCTTCTACCTTGATTTTGCCAAAGATGTTGTTTACATTGAAGGTGCAAAATCTCTTGAACGCCGTCAAATGCAAACTGTCTTCTACGATATCCTTGTAAAAATCACCAAACTCTTGACACCGATTCTTCCTCACACATCGGAAGAGATTTGGTCATACCTTGAATTTGAAGCTGAAGACTTTGTCCAATTGTCAGAATTGCCAGAAGCTGAAACTTTTGCTAATCAAGAAGAAATCTTGGACACATGGGTAGCCTTCATGGACTTCCGTGGACAAGCTCAAAAAGCCTTGGAAGAAGCTCGTAATGCAAAAGTAATCGGTAAATCGCTTGAAGCACACTTGACAGTTTATCCAAATGAAGTTGTGAAAACTCTACTCGATGCAGTAAACAGCAATGTAGCTCAACTCTTGATCGTCTCAGAATTGACCATCGCAGAGGGACCAGCTCCAGAAACTGCTGTTAGCTTCGAAGATGTAGCCTTCACAGTAGAACGCGCTGCAGGTGAAGTATGTGACCGTTGCCGTCGTATCGATCCAAGTACAGCAGAACGTAGCTACCACGCAACCATCTGTGACCACTGTGCAAGTATCGTTGAAGAAAACTTTGCGGACGCAATCGCAGAAGGATTTGAAGCGAAATAA
- a CDS encoding phosphoglycerate mutase, which translates to MVKLVFARHGESEWNKANLFTGWADVDLSEKGTQQAIDAGKLIKEAGIEFDQAYTSVLKRAIKTTNLALEASDQLWVPVEKSWRLNERHYGGLTGKNKAEAAEQFGDEQVHIWRRSYDVLPPAMDRNDEHSAHTDRRYASLDDSVIPDAENLKVTLERALPFWEDKIAPALKDGKNVFVGAHGNSIRALVKHIKGLSDDEIMDVEIPNFPPLVFEFDEKLNVVSEYYLGK; encoded by the coding sequence ATGGTAAAATTGGTTTTTGCTCGCCACGGTGAGTCTGAATGGAACAAAGCTAACCTTTTCACTGGTTGGGCTGATGTTGATTTGTCTGAAAAAGGTACACAACAAGCGATTGACGCTGGTAAATTGATCAAAGAAGCTGGTATCGAATTTGACCAAGCTTACACTTCAGTATTGAAACGCGCGATCAAAACAACTAACTTGGCTCTTGAAGCTTCTGACCAATTGTGGGTTCCAGTTGAAAAATCATGGCGCTTGAACGAACGTCACTACGGTGGTTTGACTGGTAAAAACAAAGCTGAAGCAGCTGAACAATTTGGTGATGAGCAAGTTCACATCTGGCGTCGTTCATACGATGTATTGCCTCCAGCAATGGATCGCAATGATGAGCATTCAGCTCACACTGACCGTCGTTACGCTTCACTTGACGATTCAGTTATTCCAGATGCTGAAAACTTGAAAGTAACTTTGGAACGTGCTCTTCCATTCTGGGAAGATAAAATCGCTCCAGCTCTTAAAGATGGTAAAAACGTATTCGTAGGAGCTCACGGTAACTCAATCCGTGCCCTTGTAAAACACATCAAAGGTTTGTCTGATGACGAAATCATGGACGTGGAAATCCCTAACTTCCCACCATTGGTATTCGAATTCGACGAAAAATTGAACGTAGTTTCTGAATACTACCTTGGAAAATAA